The DNA segment TGCTTTTCTGGAGCtaacttgtttttttcccccatagtTACTTCACTAGCACTTCACTTCACTCTTTGAATGAAGCAAATGgtataatttaataaagaataatttaaaattttGCTTGTTGGTTGCACAAGATGTTTAGTGAAGGCttaggctctgtgtgtgtgtgtgtgtgtgtgtgtgtgtgtgtgtgtgtgtgtgtgtgtgtgtgtgtgtgtgtgtgcgcatacaGGATGTGTGGGGAAACCACTAGGGTCGTTGGTACTGTTCAGAGTCACCTCTACACATGAAACTCTTTGGTATGAGTCACTTCTCTAATTGATGGTCTCTGTGAAGATTGAACAAACGACAATAAAAGGAAGTTATTAGTATAGAAATTGAAACACATTAAAGGtgtcattaattaataaatagcGCCATTgagtttttgtttggttttgttttttgtagtgtagtgagCTGTAGTGAGCACTGAAACAAATCAATATCCTGTGAGAGCTCAAACACTGACAGGATATTGCTTAATTAAAGTCAGCTAGGTTTGTTGTTGCAATTGGAGATTAGTTTAGTCTGTGGAACTTTCTAGCAGTGGTGTGGGTTAGTACAGTTGGGGGGACTGTCTCAGTTAAGCTGAGTTGGTTGAAGTGTTGCTACACAGGAAGTAGCAAAGCTGAAAGAACTTGCACAGCCATGGACGCTTGTTATCATCTACTTCTAGTCTTCCTACTTGCTGGATTTTGTTCATCTGgtaagaaatacaaaaatataccaCTACCTTTGTGAGTTTTAAATATTAAGAGCCTTTAATATTAAAACAGCAAAGTTTTGCCCTTGAAAACTGTGGTGTCTGCTTTTCAGTATAACTAGTAAGCATCTAGAACTTGTCTATGACTTTCAAAGATTGTGTAGTTGATCCTGTACACCAGCGGTCTTCAACCATTTTGAGCATACCTTGGGGGTCAAAATGTGAAGCTTTCTTGcaatattttgccaaaagtaACAAAAAATCCCACCAAGAGTAACTATCTACTGTAAAAAGGTTGACACTCTACATCAGTCACTTTTCATTTTCCCTGTAAAATGGCAGGTTGtgctttttgtgtgtatgtgtgaaagagagacctCTGCAATTTCAAAGCTGACAGCCAGGTTTAAATAACCTGTGATCACAAAAGAATAACCAGTGAAACACATCCACCAACCGCACACTAACAGCAACACTgtaaaaatgaatacagtaaaatatttgGGTAATAAAACAAACCACTATGtcctttattaatttattttttttaattgggcCTTTTCCATCCTGTTGCTGTTATTCTATTGAACTTTTAAAAATCatgtggacagagagagagagagaatgaatgagtgaaggaACTGAAAAGTGGTGAAAGAGTGCTTACAATCCGTTTTCTTAACACAATATTAACAGTTTAAATTATACAGGCCACACGGTTAATATTTTAACAGTGTTGTGTTACCTGCACTCTCTCGAAGTCATTGCTCTGTAATGTGGAGTATAGCTTCAGACTCTCAGTCTAATGCGGTTGCTCAGGTGTCAGATGTGTACACATAGCACGTGTATACACATGTGCTAGAAAAACAATGTTTAAATCCTTTAGAATTAGATCAGAAATGTCCTCAAATAGCAACTCTACTCTTCTCACTTGGGTTGCTGAATGAAGCAGCACACCGttacttatttttgtttttaaagtatgTGAATAACGTGTCAGAGGTGAGAGACATCACTTCTTTAATCAGTGAGGAGGCTCGTTGTGCTTGGACGGGAGATAGCTAAGATGGACTGGAGCCTCGTAGCAGCTGTAGCTGTCTCGATGAGTTTTGTGAAGAGTGATTGTTGGGCTCTTTTAAAACCAATTTTAAGCCTTGAAATATTTCCTCTTGTTTTTCGCTCTTCGGTATGAATCCTTGAATTTCAGAAATTGCGGTGATGGAGCCCCCcttttcaaaaatgtttaaacCTGGTGAATTGTCCTCACCTTTTCTGTCACCATTGTAAAAGCATattctttttctcattttgcACTGAAATGTTAGATTTACGCCTTCTTTTGTTGCTCGGTCTGTTTCCAGAACAGTGTTCACTCATGTGATACAGCCTGAAATAGTTATCTACAAAGGTCACATGGTTACTAAAACCAATTACccacactatattaccaaaggtTTTAGGAcaaccctccaaatcattgaattcaggtgttgtttttcagtggttaggcttggccccttagttccagtgaaaggaactcttaatgtttcagcataccaagacattttggacaatttcatgctcccaactttgtgggaacagtttggtgatgaccccttcctgttccaacatgactacacaccagttaacaaagcaaggtccataaagacatggatgaacgagtttggtgtggaggaggcctgcacctcaacccaatagaacacctttgggatgaattagagtgaagacTGCAACCCAAGttttcttgtccaacatcagtgcctaacctcacaaatgtgcttctagtggaatggtcaaaaaacttcattaacacactcctaaaccttgtggaaagccttcccaggagagttaaagctgttatagctgcaaagggcgggccaattCCATAtcaaattcatgtgcatgtaaaggtagatgtcccagttttggaatggctcatcTCAATggaattcatcccaaaggtggaCCTgggtttgtgcactggtgtgcagtcatgtggaaacaggaagtggccatccccaaactgttcccacaaagttgggcatgaaattgtccaaaatgtcttggtatgctgaaacattaagagttcctttcactggaacaaaggggccaatcccaacccctgaattcaatgatttggatgggtgtcccaaaacgtttgccaATATTGTGTACATAATTGTAATcatatcttttttcttttttttttattcttccagGGAAATCTCCAGTTCGTATCTTTGTCAAAGGGCCTGCTCCGGGCAAACCACAAAATGTCAGTAAAAATGATACAGATGTTAAACAGGCTGTCCTAACTGCAACCTACACCTTCAACAACATGTCCAATGATGCCTTCTTTTTTAAGGCTTCGGCTATTGATGAAGCACAAAGACAAGTAAGATCTGAAGTCTACCTCTTAATGTGTGAAATGtactaaaattaaaaacataccGTCCATACTACCCTATTCCTtttgttctctcttttcttttaaatcacagaTAGTTAAAGGTATAAAGTACTTTCTCAAAATCGAGATGTCTCGgactgtgtgtatgaagagAGAGATTAATGCTGACCTTGCAACCTGTGGCTTCCAGCTAAAACCTGACTTACAACAggtgaaatgtttgtttttgttttgttttttttactttgaagaGTGTGTGGAAATCGAGAATGAAAGAGGGTGAAAATTTTAACTGCCATGAGATCCGTAGATCATCTTTGGATAGTCatttcattaatttttattCAATAGTCAATCTTTTATCATTAGTATCAAATACTGCCTTTAGAAACATACTTAGTCAAATGTCAtgtgtctttatttttcagACTTTTCTCTGTAACTTTGAGGTATGGGCTACACCATGGCTGAAGATAATGAAGACCACACATTTCTTTTGCCTTCCTTCAGAAAAGTATTATTAATAACTATGCATCTGAAACAGCATGTGCATTGAATTTGAGTTATATGTTTAAGAATAAAATACTCAGTTGGCATGCACAATTGAAATGTGCCTTCAGGGATCATACAGAATACTTAGATACTGTTTATCTTGatcatacagtaaaaaaaatacattagcaCTATGACTGATATGTTGGGTAGTACAGAGGTTTCTTTAAGGTTCAGTAGAGTAGCTGTTTTTAAAGCTGTATTGTATCTTTTATATGAAGCCTGATATTGTGTAGTCTTTAGCTTTAGCCTCACAGTACTGTTCAATGCAAGATACGGACATGCTGTACAAACAGGttcctttattttgtttatttatttattgtatacaCTTTGCAGTAGCTGCTATGAATGCTCACAAAATGTCATGAGTTAATTTCACAAATTGGCCAAAATTAATCAACAGGAAATTATTGCTAATAGCCAGTTCCCTCTTTATAGCTAAAATGATCTTTGCAAATGGAAACTTAGAAACATAACTAATGTCAGCGTTTTCAGGTAAAGCAATTGATTTGTAAAATACTGCTTTGGCATTCCAGTGTTACATTTCAGTCCTGCAACTAGAAGTTATACATTTCACAAGTTGTCATCTGTACTGATATTTCTGTTGTTTTCGAGTAAATCAGCAGCTCTATTTTAAGGGCCAGATGATGGTTCAGTGCAAATAAAACGAATCACATTGCAAACACTGTGCACCTCCTGTCATAGGAGCAAAACAAATATAGAAATGTCATCTATTTAAATAAAGCAAGCTGACATCTGCAGGCATGCCTATATATACACCATTCAACACGAGAAAAGGAGAATTAAAATACTGAGTCACATGgctcagaacaaaaaaaacaaaacaaaaaacttaaCATACattcactgagcactttattaggaacacctatagAACTAATCACTcgtgcaattatctaatcagccaagtGTGGCAGCATTGCAGTataaaaaatcatgcagatacaggccaGCAGCTTCAGGCAGTGTTCACATTAACTATCAGATTGTTAATGACTGTTGTtgccagatgagctggtttgagtatttctataatcgctgatctcctgagattttcatAGACAACAGTGTCTAGAGTTTACTCAAAATGGTTCAATTGTGAAAAAATATCCAGTGAGCAGCCGTTCTGCAGACAGAAACACCTTCTTACTGAGAAAGGTCATCAGAGAATCGCctgactggtttgagctgacagaaagggctacagtaactcagataaccacTCTACACtgttgtggtgagcagaaaagcatctcagaatgcacaatacTTCAGACCttgagatggatggattataACAGCAGAATGTCAGGTTCCATGTCCAGAATGTCAGGAACCATgtc comes from the Hemibagrus wyckioides isolate EC202008001 linkage group LG03, SWU_Hwy_1.0, whole genome shotgun sequence genome and includes:
- the LOC131350917 gene encoding cystatin-F; the protein is MDACYHLLLVFLLAGFCSSGKSPVRIFVKGPAPGKPQNVSKNDTDVKQAVLTATYTFNNMSNDAFFFKASAIDEAQRQIVKGIKYFLKIEMSRTVCMKREINADLATCGFQLKPDLQQTFLCNFEVWATPWLKIMKTTHFFCLPSEKYY